CGGCCGCGACCTGAGACGTCTGATGCGCATCGCCGACCGCGCCGGGACCGATGTAGTCATCCTGATCAACAGGTCCGACCTGTCGGATCTCTGGAGATGTAGGATCGAGGAGGAGGTCCGAGCCCATGTCGTCGAGGCCCCTACCGTGGACGATCCGCTCCGATCGGGGGTTTTAGGGAGGCGGTGGAGCTTTGCCTGGATGAGGTCGTGTAACCGGGGGGTGCCGCGTTGGATCCTGAGTTCAGGGTCGTCGTCTTGGGAGGGAAGGGCGGCGTGGGGAAGACGGTTTTCTCGATCGCCCTGGCGGCGGAGCTAGGGGTACCGCTGGTGGATGCCGACGTGACCGAACCCGACGTACCCGCGTACCTGGAACTGGAAGTCGAGGAAGCATTGGGAGAGATCATGGCCCGTTACGCGGTCAGAACCGACGATTGCGTCGGATGCGGGAGGTGCTCGGAAGTCTGCCCTTGGAACGCCGTCGAGGATCCCACGGCCTGCGACGGGTGCGGGATTTGCGCGATCGCCTGTCCCGAGGACGCGATCGAGTTCGAGTCGGAGGTTCTCGGTGAGATAGTCAGGTCGCGCAACCCGGACTTGGACCTCGAGGTGATCCATCCGGAGTCCGAGCCCTGGGTACCCGAGCTGGCGCACTTGATCCACAGGATGGTCCCTCGACGCCCGTGCGTGATCGACTGTCCGGCTGGGCTGGGATGTCCCGTGGTCGCGGCCCTCTCCCACGCCGACGTCGCGGTACTGGTAACAGCTCCGGACCCCGCGGCCCGTCACGACTTCGAGCGCGCCAGGATCCTGGTCGAGAGGTTCCGAATACCCGCCGTTACCGTCCTGAACCGGTCGGACGGATCGGACGGTGACTTCGACGTGATCGTCCCGGAGTCAGAGGACGTGCTGGACGCAGCGCTGCGAAGAGACGCGCGGGCGCTGTACCGGGCGCTCCGACCCTACGCGCGGGAGGTCGTCGAGGAGATCCGGTCCGAGGTATCGTTTCAGGACGCGTAACGGCGACCCTGAGGCCTTAAACCCTGGAACCCCGCGTGACCCCCAATGGGGACGACCACCCTGCCGGTGAGGGAACCTTCCCGCGGGGAGTTGGAGGAGTACCGGGAGGTGCTCGAGGAGCTGACCGGCTCGGACCTCGGGATCGCAGACCGGGAGGTGACCGTGGAGCGCATCCGAGGACCGGTCCGGGCCGACCGCGTCTTCGTTGACGGTCGTCCGGTGCTCACGGTCACGTTCGACCCGTGGACAGCCTCCTGTGTATACACGCTGACCCCCCACGGCGCGAGGGAGGCGGAGGAGATAACCGGGGAGCGCCCGGAACGCCGCCGCCTGGCCCGTCGCGACCCGTACGGCCTCCTGGATTTCGAGTCGACCGGAACGAAACGGGACCTGAGGAAGGCGGTGATCCGCGCCTTGGAGGAATGCGACGTGGACGTCCTGGAGATGGAAACCGCCACGGAACGCGTGAACGGCGTCGAGCTGACGGGTCTGGCCGTGTACACGGCTCGGGAGTTCCTCTACGTGGACGTCGTCCCACCTGACCCCGCAGGACGTCCGAACCCGGTGAACGCCGTCGCCCGGATACTACATGCGTTCGGTGGCGAAGAGACGCGCCCATGGACGCACCCTGAGTACAGGTTCCTCGGCGTTCGCAGGGTTCGCGACGGTAAGGTCGCGCGGTGCCGCCTGGGCCGCGAGTTGATCGAGTTCGAAGCCAGGATCACGCGGACGGGTCTGGTATTCCTGTCCGCTCGGGGTGACTGACGCGTGTACAAACAACGGTTCGTGCTAGACACTACGGCGTTCACCGACCAGGGCGTGGTGGATGAGCTCGGAGAAGGTGACCTATGCGAGGCGGTGACTCGTATACTGGACTTGATCGGTAGGGCTCGGATGGAACTGGCCATCAGCTGCTACATCCCGTACCCCACGGTGTACAGGGAGCTAAAGGGGTTCCTGGAGCGGAACGGGTGTCCGGAGTTGTTGTCCAGGATCGACACGTGGATCGTAAAGAAGACCCCGAACCGGTACGATGTCAAGGTCCCGGCTCGGTTGTTCATGGCCTATGTGAAGGATATGAGGGAGCGGCTGGACCGTGGGAGGAAACGGGCCGAGAAGGCCATCTGGGAGGCGGCCCTGGAGGCGTACGAGATCATGTTACGTGAGGAGGCGGACGTGCCTAAGGAGCGGATCATCCGGGAGGTGATTGGGGAAACGGTGCGACGCTTCCGGCGGAAGTATCGTCAGACGGTGCGCCACGGGACGCTGGACAGCGCGCCGGATCTGGACGTGCTCCTGCTCGCGAAGGAATTGGACGCGGCCGTGGTGGCGAGTGACGAGGGTATCGAGCGGTGGGCCCGGGAGCTCGGGCTGCGTTTCATGCCCGCGGGTTCGTTCCCAGATATGATCGAGGAATACCTGGAAATGTCGAAGGAGGTGGAAGGATGATCTCGTTCCGGCTACGTCCGGTGTTCGGAGTGCCAGGGGACGACGTGGCCCGACCGTACCTGAGACTCGCGGAGAGTGACGAGCTGGTCCGGACCACGCGGGAGGACGCGGCCGTGTACGCGGCGATCGGGGCCGCCGAGGTTTCGGGCGAGCCTGCGGCTGCCCTGGCGACTCGAGGCCCTGGGGTGGCGGTCGCGCTGGCGGGGCTGGCGTGCGCGCTGGCCGATCGCGTGCCCGTGCTCTGCGCAACCGGGGAGATCACCGAACGCGGGTTCCAGTCGCTTGTACCCTCGATGGCGTCGGACGGCGCGGAACTCACGGTGACGGACGACCCGGGGGAAGCCGCGCGGACCCTAGCCCGCTCGGAGCCTGTACTGTACGTCGATCCGGGATTCGACCCGGACGAAGTCTCCTCGGAGCTTGAGGGGATCGAACCCGCCGAGCCGGATCCCGAGGACGTGGAGCGCGTCCGTGGGCTCCTGGAGGGCGAGCGCGTGGCGATCCTGGTGGGAAGGGGTTGTTACCGCGCGCAGTGCGGGGAGCTAGTGGAGCGGTTATGTGGGATCCTGGAGGCGCCGGTCGTGGAGACTATGCGCGGCCGAGGCGTGGTACCTGAGTACCATCCTCGTAATGTCGGGGTCGTGGGTCTCAGGGGCTGGGCGAACGACGTGATAGAGGAAGCCGACGTCGTGCTCGCACTGGGGGCCCGACTGTCGGAGCGGACGCGCGCGAACCTCGACTGGCCCACCACGGTCGCGATAGGTTTCGAGGTGAAGGACGCGGACGAGGTCGTGGAGTGTGACGTGCGGGCCTTCGTGGAAGCGCTGCTCGAGGATCCTCCGAGGACGGAACCATGGGACCCGAAGCCGAGTGAGCCGCCGGGCTTCGACCTCGAGCTGTACCGGGTCGTGAAAGCCGCCCTGAAGGGCTGGATCGGACCGGCTACGGTGGACTCGGGTCAGATTACCCCCACCGCGCTGTTGGCCGCTCGGGTTTCCTCCCCGTCCGAGGTGATCTACTCCGGGTCGTTCTGTCCTATGGGGTTCGCGATCCCGGCTGCGCTAGGGGCTTCGGCCCGAGTCCCCGAGATGGTGCTCGCCCTGACCGGAGACGGAGGGTTCATGGCCTCCTTCCAGGAGCTGGAGACGGCGGTCAGGGAGGACCTCCAGATCGCGGTGCTCGTCACCCGCAATGGGGAGCTCGGGTTTACCCGGCAGGTGATGGAAGAAAAGGAAGGTAGGGCGGCCAAGATGGGGCTGGACGCCGACGTTCCGAGTATAGCCGAGTCCTTGGGCGTCGAGGTCGAAGTGATCGGGAAACCGGACCCCGATGAGGTGAAAAGAACCCTCAGGGACGTGGAGATGAGTGGAGAAACCACCGTGGTGGTCGTCGAGCTCCCGCACGAGGACGTCCCGATGCCAGGGTCGGGATGAGGAGAACCCCGGTCACCGAGTAGATGAGGAGGGACAGGCGCCCCGACCAGTCGGGACGACGCCCGGATCCGATCTTGGTCCTGACGATGATGAGTACGGGGCCCGTAAGGTGATCGATGGTCGGACATCCGCCTGCCGAGTCGGGCGGTGGTCCGTTGCTCCGCCGCGGTAAGAGCGCCGAGGAGATCGCGACCTCGATCCTGCGGAAGGAAGGCTTCGAGGTCGTGGCTAGGAACTACCGGGTGGAGCTGGAGAACGAGCTGGTCGCTGAGATCGACATCGTGGCGGAGAAGGATGGGGAGCGGTACGCCGTCGAGGTGAAGGCCGGAACGGTGGGCGTGGACGCGGTGAGGCAAGCGTACGTGGCGGCGGAGCTCACGGGTTATCGGCCGCTCGTGATGGGGAGGCGGGTACACCCGTCAGCGGAGGCGCTCGCGGACCACCTCGGGGTTGAGGTACGGGAGTTCTCCGAGTTCGTGGAGGTCGAGCCGGTGGACGAGCTGGGAGCGGTAGTGTCGGACTTACTTCAGGATAAGATGTTGGGACTACTCTCCGCCGCCTCGAACGTGTCGTGGGAGGATCTCTACGTAGCCTTCCAGGGCGACCTAAGGCGGGTTACGGAGCTGGTCCGGGTTCGGGACCGCTCCCAGGCCGAAGATCTGGTTGAGGCGCTGGCCTTCCTGAAGCTCATGGCCTCGGACACCGTGGGGGCCGTCAAAGGGGTCGAAGGGGACGAATTCCTGCTGGAGCTGGACCCCAGGGTGAGGGTCCCGGACGGTACGACGCTCGTCGTGTTGAACCGGTGGGGATCCCCGGCGTTCGTCGTCGCCGAGCCGGTGAGCGTAGGGACGCACCGGGCGAGGATGCGCTCGTGGGAGGGGGAAGTCGAGACGGGTGAGCGCGTGGTCTACCTGGGCGAGGTGGAGGGCTGAACCGTGCCGAGTTGTCGGGCCCGCTTGAGGATGCTCTCGAGGGGCGGATCGT
Above is a window of Methanopyrus sp. SNP6 DNA encoding:
- a CDS encoding 4Fe-4S binding protein, translated to MDPEFRVVVLGGKGGVGKTVFSIALAAELGVPLVDADVTEPDVPAYLELEVEEALGEIMARYAVRTDDCVGCGRCSEVCPWNAVEDPTACDGCGICAIACPEDAIEFESEVLGEIVRSRNPDLDLEVIHPESEPWVPELAHLIHRMVPRRPCVIDCPAGLGCPVVAALSHADVAVLVTAPDPAARHDFERARILVERFRIPAVTVLNRSDGSDGDFDVIVPESEDVLDAALRRDARALYRALRPYAREVVEEIRSEVSFQDA
- a CDS encoding RNA ligase partner protein, with protein sequence MYKQRFVLDTTAFTDQGVVDELGEGDLCEAVTRILDLIGRARMELAISCYIPYPTVYRELKGFLERNGCPELLSRIDTWIVKKTPNRYDVKVPARLFMAYVKDMRERLDRGRKRAEKAIWEAALEAYEIMLREEADVPKERIIREVIGETVRRFRRKYRQTVRHGTLDSAPDLDVLLLAKELDAAVVASDEGIERWARELGLRFMPAGSFPDMIEEYLEMSKEVEG
- a CDS encoding thiamine pyrophosphate-dependent enzyme, with the protein product MISFRLRPVFGVPGDDVARPYLRLAESDELVRTTREDAAVYAAIGAAEVSGEPAAALATRGPGVAVALAGLACALADRVPVLCATGEITERGFQSLVPSMASDGAELTVTDDPGEAARTLARSEPVLYVDPGFDPDEVSSELEGIEPAEPDPEDVERVRGLLEGERVAILVGRGCYRAQCGELVERLCGILEAPVVETMRGRGVVPEYHPRNVGVVGLRGWANDVIEEADVVLALGARLSERTRANLDWPTTVAIGFEVKDADEVVECDVRAFVEALLEDPPRTEPWDPKPSEPPGFDLELYRVVKAALKGWIGPATVDSGQITPTALLAARVSSPSEVIYSGSFCPMGFAIPAALGASARVPEMVLALTGDGGFMASFQELETAVREDLQIAVLVTRNGELGFTRQVMEEKEGRAAKMGLDADVPSIAESLGVEVEVIGKPDPDEVKRTLRDVEMSGETTVVVVELPHEDVPMPGSG
- a CDS encoding YraN family protein, whose translation is MVGHPPAESGGGPLLRRGKSAEEIATSILRKEGFEVVARNYRVELENELVAEIDIVAEKDGERYAVEVKAGTVGVDAVRQAYVAAELTGYRPLVMGRRVHPSAEALADHLGVEVREFSEFVEVEPVDELGAVVSDLLQDKMLGLLSAASNVSWEDLYVAFQGDLRRVTELVRVRDRSQAEDLVEALAFLKLMASDTVGAVKGVEGDEFLLELDPRVRVPDGTTLVVLNRWGSPAFVVAEPVSVGTHRARMRSWEGEVETGERVVYLGEVEG